The sequence AATTCCACTAAGCTTGCCATCATTATCTACTAAAATCACACTACCTAATCTACCTTCGCTCATTGCTGTAATGGCTGATTTTAACGATATATCATCTTTGGCAATTGGTAAATTTGATTTTCTCATAGTATCTTTTACCTTTAGATATAGCCTTTTGCCAAGGCTTCCACCTGGATGAAATGCTGCAAAATCCTCGCTTTTAAAATCTCTAAGCTTCATAAGGCAAACAGCTAACGCATCACCAAGCGCTAAGGTTAGCGTAGTTGATACTGTAGGCGCTGCGCCTATTGGACAAGCTTCACGCTCTATATCTATATTTAAATTTACATCACTTAAATTGGCTAAGCTTGAACCTGATTTAGAGATGCCTATGATTTTTATATCTCTTATTTTAATATGCGGAAGAATAGCTAATAGCTCGCTACTTTCGCCACTATAACTAATAGCCAAAACTGCATCATCACTCCCAATCATCCCCAAATCACCATGCATAGCCTCTGTTGGATGGATAAAAAAGCTAGGCGTTCCAGTACTTGCTAAAGTAGCAGCAATCTTAGCTCCAATATGGCCGCTTTTGCCAACGCCAGTTACTATTAGCTTGCCTTTGCAGCTATAAATTAAATTTACAGCTTTTTGAAATTCGCTACCAACTAAACCAGCCTGACGCCTTAACTCATCAGCTTCTAAATTTAAAACTTCACTTGCAATTTTAGCTATATCCATTTTTAACTCCGTTACATCAGATAGACAACTGGTACAATTGTCGGATATTTTTTAAGCTTTCTAAATATATGCTTTCTAATAACTTGACGAATTTGATTTTCTAACGCTCTTTGGTCATTTAGCATATCATCTTTGACATTAGTTAAAAATTGCAGCAATATCTCTTCAAGCTCTTTACTTAGACTTCTTGCATGTCTTTCGCTTACTAATCCATAGCTAATTACTCTATTATGAATTAGAGTTTTAGCATTTTTATCAATTTGTGAAATGATAGTAACAACTCCAGCCTCAGCTAACTTTTGACGATCAATTACTACATCATCGGCGATCTGTTTGTTTATCTGATTATCTATAAATACCTTACCAGTTTTAACTGTTTTTACTCTTTTGATATGGCGTTGGCAAACCTCAACTTGATCTCCATCACTCATCAAATATATATTTCTCTCATCAATTCCACAGCTCATCGCTGTCTCTTTGTGTTTGACTATGTGATTATACTCGCCATGAACTGGAAGGAAAAATTTAGGTTTAATCAGCCTTAACATAAGCTTTTGCTCCTCTTGGGCTGCGTGTCCACTTACATGAATTTCGCTAAAATCTTGATGAGCTACATTTGCTCCACTTTTTAATAAGAAATTCAAAATCGTTGATACGCTGGTTTCATTGCCAGGAATTGCTTTGGAGCTGATGATTACTTGATCACTTGGCTTGATTTTGATATATTTATGCTCATCAGTCGCCATCCTATATAGAGCGCTCATTGTTTCGCCTTGACTGCCTGTTGTGACTATTAAAACCTCATTATCTGGATATTTGACAACTTCATTTGCATCTATAAAAATCTTGCGATCTAAATTCACATATCCAAGCTCGATAGCCGTCCATAGATTTCTCTCCATACTTCTGCCTATCACGCAGACTTTTCGGCCATATTTTATGCCACGCTCGATAGCTTGATAAACCCTATGGATATTTGAGCTAAATGTACTCATTATTACCCTGCCCTTAGCGGTAGCAAATATAGAATCAAAGGTCTTTCCAACGCTACTTTCGCTCTTTGTGATTCCATCTTTGTAGCTATTTGTAGAGTCGCTTAATAAGCACAAAACGCCCCTTTCGCCATAATATGCTAAGCGATTTAAATCCGTTGGATAGCCATCGATTGGAGTGTGATCAATCTTGAAATCGCCAGTGTGGATTATAGTTCCAGCCTTTGTAGTGATGGCTAACGCACTAGCATCGATTATAGAATGAGTGATATGTATAAGCTCAAATTCAAATTCCCCAAGCTCATAGACCTTGCGTTTTTCAATCGGGCGAAAATAGCTTCTATAAGACTTTAGTCCATGCTCTTCAAATTTATTGCTTATCATCCCTAATGGAAGTGGCGTAGCATAAATTGGGAATTGAAATTCTTTGAAAAAATATGGCACCGCACCGATATGATCTTCGTGTGCGTGAGTTATGATAATGCCTCTGATTTTGTTTTTAATCTTTCTGACATAGTCAAAATCTGGCACCAAAATATCCACGCCATGCATACTCTCAGTAGGAAAGCTCATACCGATATCAATGATAATCGCATCGTTATTTGTCTCGAAAATAGTCATATTTCCGCCGATCTCGCCAAGACCGCCAAGCGGAGTTATAGTGATTTTGTGTTCGGCTGAATTTAGGTATTTGAGTGGTTCAAGACGCAACTCATGACTAGCCTTATTTGCTTCTATGGCGGCTTTCATATCTTTTTGCCACTCTTCGTTGCCACTGATTTTTACTGTTGGATTGCTATTTTTGCGACGCTTTTTAGCTTTTTTGGCTTGCTCTTTTGACTCATCGGTTTTGGTAGTTTCATCAATTTGCGAATTTTGATCCTTAGCTGCGTGTTTCGCCTCTTTTTTTAGATTATCTTTATGATTGCGATATCTTCTTTTTTTGCTAGGTTTTTCACCTAGAGTTTGTGCATTCTCTTCGTTCATTTTTAGCCTCTTTAAATAGTTTTAAATATAAGGCGACACAAAGCTCATGAGGACGAGTAGTAAGCGGTAAATTATGTTTAGCCAAAAAGCTCTCTACAATAGACTTTGAGCAAAAACAAGCTAAATTTTTAAGTAAAGTTTTACGTGGAGCAACAAATGCAGACCTTAAAAACCGCTCAAATTCACCAAGCTCAAAATCATCTACTAAATTTCTATTTTTAATAATCCTAATAACCGCTGAGACAACCTTTGGCTCTGGATTAAACGCAGTTGCAGGCACATCAAAGAGCAACTCTACATCACCCCTAACTCCAGCTAAAATAGCCAAAGCACTAAACTCGCTATCACTTGGTTGTGCGCTAAATTTCAAGGCTACCTCTTTTTGAATCATAACAACAAGCCCCTTGCATCTGCTATCGCTAAGTGCTTTTAATATCATATTTGTCGCTACATAGTATGGCAAATTCGCTACTAAAAAATAGTCCTGCCTAGATATCTCATGCCAAGATTCAAGGGCATCAGTATTGGTTATTTTTAGTTTATGCTGCGAAATTTCACTAGCAAATTTATCTAGCAAAATCTCATAAAGCTCGCTGTCTATCTCAAAACACTCGATTTTCCCACTCAGTTGTACAAGCTTTTGTGTTAAATCACCTAAGCCAGGCCCAATCTCTACGATCCTTTCTAAATCATTGGGAATCGCTTGGATGATTTGACGCTTTATGCTCTCATCGGTTAAAAAATTCTGACCAAATTTCTTTTTTGCACGTATCATAGGTGGCTATTTTAGCTAAATTTGACTGAATTTATAGTAAAATAAAAATAAAAAGTTTTAAAAATGGAAAATTTCGCTAAAAGAATCATACCTTGCTTAGATGTAAATAATGGAAGAGTTGTCAAAGGTGTTAATTTTGTAGGGTTAAAAGATGCTGGTGACCCAATCGAAGTAGCCAAAAGATATAATGATGAAGGTGCTGATGAACTATGTTTTTTAGACATTACGGCTAGTAGCGATGGAAGAGATACCATAGTACATGTAGTAGAAGAGGTCGCAAAACAATTATTTATCCCTCTTACTGTAGGTGGTGGAATTCGTAAAATAGATGATATATCAAGGCTGTTAAATGTTGGCTGTGATAAAGTCAGCCTAAATTCATCAGCTGTTGATAATCCAAATTTAATTTATGAAGCTGCTAATAAATTTGGTTCTCAATGCATTGTAGTTGCTATAGATGTCAAAAAAAATAGCAATGGTAGTTATAATGTATTTGTTCATGGAGGACGAAAAGATACCGGACTAGATGCGATACAATGGGCTAAAAGAGTCTATGATTTAGGTGCTGGAGAGATACTTTTAACCTCTATGGATAGCGATGGAACCAAGGCTGGATATGACTTAAATATAACATCGGCCATATCAAACTCAATCCAAATTCCAGTCATTGCTAGTGGAGGAGCAGGCACAATGCAGCACATCTTGCAAGCTTTTCAAAATGGAGCTGATGCAGCGCTTGCAGCTAGCATATTTCATTATAAAGAGATTGAAATTATGAAATTAAAAGAATTTTTAAAAGATAATGGAATTGGGGTTAGAATTTGAGTCAAAATAAGCTTAATAGCAATACTTTGATAGTTTGTGCCGGAGAAATGGAGAGTTTTCAATTTGCTACAACAATTGGAATTGGAATGGTTGAACCAGCAATAAATTTAACTAAAATTTTACTTAATTTAAAACAACTACCGAAAAAGATTATATTTATTGGAAGTTGCGGAATTTATGGCAATGAAAATTTGCTTAAAATTTACCAAAGTTCTTTAGCATTTAACTATGAAATTAGTGGAATTATAGGGCTTAGCTACACTCCTATCAAGATAAATTTGCCTAATGTTTCACAAAAAACAATTTTAATAAATTCATCAAACTTCATTACAAATTCAGCTGAAATTTCAAAAAAATTTAAAAATTTAGGTTTCACAGCTGAAAATATGGAAGCTTACAGTGTACGATGTGTAGCAAATTTATTCAAAATAGATTTTGAATGCATTCTATGCTCCACAAACTACTGCAATGAAAATGCACATGATGATTTTATTAAAAATTATCCACAAGCCAAAGAAATAATTACAAAATATCTAAAATCAAAAGGAATTATATGAAAAATTTGCTTGATTATACTCAGGCGGAGCTGTCTGAATTTATCCAGCCAAAATTTAGAACAAAGCAAATTTATGAGTGGATATATAAAAAAAATGCAAGATCATTTGATGAGATGAGCAATCTACCAAAAGATATTAGAGAAAGATTAAAAAATGAATTTTATATCGAACCACTAGAGATGATCAAAAATGAGATTAGTAGCGATGGAAGTATAAAATATCTTTTTAAACTTAAAGATGGCAAAACAATTGAAAGTGTGCTATTACCGATGAAAGAAGAGATTGTAGATGAAAATGGTAAAACACAAAAACATGCCAGATATACAATCTGTGTAAGTTCTCAAGTAGGATGTAAAATGGGTTGTAGCTTTTGTTTAACAGCCAAAGGCGGATTCATACGCAATTTAACTGCTGGAGAGATCGTAGGACAAATTCTATGGATAAAAAGAGAAAATAACATACCTTATGAGAGAAGAGTAAATATCGTATATATGGGTATGGGCGAGCCATTAGATAATCTAAATAATGTATCAAAAGCTATAAATATTTTAAAAGATAATGATGGTCTAGCTATAGGAGCAAGACGCCAAACTATCAGCACAAGTGGGTTAGCTACACAGATTAAAAAGCTTGGTGAAATGGATTTGGGCGTGCTTTTGGCTATATCTTTACACGCTGTTACAGATGAATTAAGAGAGAAATTGATGCCAGTAAATAAGGCTTATAATATCGCTAGTGTGATGGATGCTGTGCGTCAATTCCCTATAGATATGAGAAAAAGAGTTATGTTCGAATACCTAATAATGGATAAGATAAATGACAATCTTAGCGACGCAAAAGCCCTTGTAAAGCTACTTCACGGGATTAAAGCAAAGGTGAATTTAATCCTTTTCAATCCACATGAAGGTAGTCCATATCAAAGACCATCGCAAGAAAATGTAGAAAAATTCAGAGATTACCTTCAATCTCGTGGCGTTACATGCACAATTCGTCAAAGTAAAGGACTTGATATCAGTGCTGCATGCGGACAATTAAAAGAGCGAAGTAAAGGGGAAAATAGTGCCACTGCTTGATATAATTCAACTTGTTTTTATTGTCATTGTCGTTGCTATTGGATTAATCGGAATGATATATGTGATAAAATCTGATAAATGAATTTTAATACTAATTGATCTATCCCTAACTCATCTTTAAAAATTTAACTATTTTTTATAGTAATTTTAATCATATTTTAAGTTAGGGGTGGGGGGGTAGAATACTCTTTTTAGACCAAAAAAAGGAGTAATTATGAAAAAATTTATCCTATTCATCACCCTAGTTGCAAGTGCTATCTTTGCTAATGCATATGATTTATCCTATGATTCATCTAGTTATGAATACCAAGGATTATCTAATAGAGTTGATTAACTAGAAAGAGAAAATAGAAATCGTAAAAGAGATGCTCAAATGAGAAGTCTAGGTACCGATGATTTCTATAGATAAAATTTGCCATTTGACCCAGGTTTTTAATCCATTTGCGCAAATGGACTTAATCCAAATTTCATCTTGGAACTGATATCAAATTCAGTTCCATTATAGTTAAATTTGAGCCGATTTGAGTGAAGCATAAGTCTATTAGCCCCACTCTTTTGGATACGCTCATTTTTGCTCATTTTGCCATCTAAAATTCTCTCTATATCACGTCGTTCAAGCCCATAAATTGGATCACCTAAAATTTTATGTTTCACATAAAACAGGTGAAGCCTAAGCTGATGCTGGCGTCCAGTTAATGGAATACATTCAACCAAAGTTGCATTTATTTTCTCGTCAAATTCAATCGGCCTAAATAGTGTTATAGCACGCTTACCATTATCACAAATTTGCATTCGAATTTTAATATCATCATAATCTCTTGTAATATCCATCGCTCTATCTATCACAAGCCAATTCTCATCGTTAATAAAACTAAATTTATCTACAAAATCCATATAATTTGCTGCTATGAATCTCTTAAATTTACTCTCCTGAACTTTACCACTCACCAATGCTAAATAGCTTTTAAAAATACATCTACTCTCAAACATCGCCTTAAGTTTTTTAGTAGTTTCTATACTTTTGCCAACTACAATAATTCCACTTGTCTCTTTATCTAATCTATGTGCTACAGATGCATTTTTTCCCCATAAGCTCCAAATCTCATCACATAGGCTATAGTTACAATTCCTACCATTTGGATGGGTCAAAACTCCACTTGGTTTATCAAAAACTCCAAATTCATCAGATTCAAAAATTGGCTCTAATCCAACTGGCTTGCACTCATAATCTATAAAAAATAATTCACCATTTACAGTACTATTTTTATCTAATGTCACACCATTTTTATCAATTAATCTACCCTTATCACAAAGCTTTTGAGCTTGGCTCATTGTATAGCCACGTGATAACAAAATTTGATAAGTTTTTTGCCCGATAAATTCACCAATTTTCATCTTAATATATGCCATTTATTAACCTAATTTTTAGAACATTTTTTATATAATATCAGATTAAAATTATATAAAAATTTAGCAAAAAAGGTTCTGAAATGGTAGAGAGATACGCTAGAAAAGTTATGAGTGATAAGTGGAGTATGCAAGCTAAATATGATGCATGGCTAAAGGTTGAAATAGCAGCAGTCAAAGCGTGGAATAAGCTAGGATTTATTCCAGATAGTGATTGTCAAAAAATCTGCGAAAATGCTAAATTTGATATTGCTCGCATAGATGAAATAGAAAAAACTACAAAACATGATGTTATAGCATTTTTAACAAGTGTTAGCGAGAGCTTAGGCGAAGAGAGTAGATTTGTCCATTTTGGTATGACAAGTAGTGATTGTATCGATACAGCTGTGGCTTTGCAGATAAAAGATAGTATGGAGTTAATCTTAGATGATGTTAAAATTTTAATGGAAACTATCAAAAAAAGAGCTTACGAGCATAAAAACACTCTAATGGTTGGCAGAAGCCACGGAATTCACGGAGAGCCTATAACATTTGGTTTAGTTCTTGCTATTTGGTATGATGAGATCAAAAGAGCCTATGAGCTACTAAACCACGCTAAAAGCGTTATTAGCACTGGTATGATAAGCGGTGCGATGGGTAATTTCGCTCACTCTCCACTTGAATTAGAAGAGCTAGTATGCCAAAACTTAGGCCTAAACCCAGCCCCAGCAAGTAATCAAGTAATCCAAAGAGATCGCTACGCTCAAGTGATATCGGCTCTAGCCATACTAGCTAGTAGTTGTGAGAAGATAGCAGTAGCGATAAGACACTATCAAAGGACAGAAGTTTATGAAGCTGAGGAGTATTTTAGCCCAGGGCAAAAAGGCTCAAGCGCTATGCCACACAAGAGAAATCCAGTTTTAAGTGAAAATGTAACCGGTAT is a genomic window of Campylobacter devanensis containing:
- a CDS encoding KpsF/GutQ family sugar-phosphate isomerase: MDIAKIASEVLNLEADELRRQAGLVGSEFQKAVNLIYSCKGKLIVTGVGKSGHIGAKIAATLASTGTPSFFIHPTEAMHGDLGMIGSDDAVLAISYSGESSELLAILPHIKIRDIKIIGISKSGSSLANLSDVNLNIDIEREACPIGAAPTVSTTLTLALGDALAVCLMKLRDFKSEDFAAFHPGGSLGKRLYLKVKDTMRKSNLPIAKDDISLKSAITAMSEGRLGSVILVDNDGKLSGILSDGDLRRALEQDGFDINSKAIEFATKNPKTLDNPDMLAYDAFRLIEEYKIQILIIQKDQKPIGLLHIHDLTSLGL
- a CDS encoding ribonuclease J, whose translation is MNEENAQTLGEKPSKKRRYRNHKDNLKKEAKHAAKDQNSQIDETTKTDESKEQAKKAKKRRKNSNPTVKISGNEEWQKDMKAAIEANKASHELRLEPLKYLNSAEHKITITPLGGLGEIGGNMTIFETNNDAIIIDIGMSFPTESMHGVDILVPDFDYVRKIKNKIRGIIITHAHEDHIGAVPYFFKEFQFPIYATPLPLGMISNKFEEHGLKSYRSYFRPIEKRKVYELGEFEFELIHITHSIIDASALAITTKAGTIIHTGDFKIDHTPIDGYPTDLNRLAYYGERGVLCLLSDSTNSYKDGITKSESSVGKTFDSIFATAKGRVIMSTFSSNIHRVYQAIERGIKYGRKVCVIGRSMERNLWTAIELGYVNLDRKIFIDANEVVKYPDNEVLIVTTGSQGETMSALYRMATDEHKYIKIKPSDQVIISSKAIPGNETSVSTILNFLLKSGANVAHQDFSEIHVSGHAAQEEQKLMLRLIKPKFFLPVHGEYNHIVKHKETAMSCGIDERNIYLMSDGDQVEVCQRHIKRVKTVKTGKVFIDNQINKQIADDVVIDRQKLAEAGVVTIISQIDKNAKTLIHNRVISYGLVSERHARSLSKELEEILLQFLTNVKDDMLNDQRALENQIRQVIRKHIFRKLKKYPTIVPVVYLM
- the rsmA gene encoding 16S rRNA (adenine(1518)-N(6)/adenine(1519)-N(6))-dimethyltransferase RsmA yields the protein MIRAKKKFGQNFLTDESIKRQIIQAIPNDLERIVEIGPGLGDLTQKLVQLSGKIECFEIDSELYEILLDKFASEISQHKLKITNTDALESWHEISRQDYFLVANLPYYVATNMILKALSDSRCKGLVVMIQKEVALKFSAQPSDSEFSALAILAGVRGDVELLFDVPATAFNPEPKVVSAVIRIIKNRNLVDDFELGEFERFLRSAFVAPRKTLLKNLACFCSKSIVESFLAKHNLPLTTRPHELCVALYLKLFKEAKNERRECTNSR
- the hisF gene encoding imidazole glycerol phosphate synthase subunit HisF → MENFAKRIIPCLDVNNGRVVKGVNFVGLKDAGDPIEVAKRYNDEGADELCFLDITASSDGRDTIVHVVEEVAKQLFIPLTVGGGIRKIDDISRLLNVGCDKVSLNSSAVDNPNLIYEAANKFGSQCIVVAIDVKKNSNGSYNVFVHGGRKDTGLDAIQWAKRVYDLGAGEILLTSMDSDGTKAGYDLNITSAISNSIQIPVIASGGAGTMQHILQAFQNGADAALAASIFHYKEIEIMKLKEFLKDNGIGVRI
- a CDS encoding phosphorylase family protein yields the protein MIVCAGEMESFQFATTIGIGMVEPAINLTKILLNLKQLPKKIIFIGSCGIYGNENLLKIYQSSLAFNYEISGIIGLSYTPIKINLPNVSQKTILINSSNFITNSAEISKKFKNLGFTAENMEAYSVRCVANLFKIDFECILCSTNYCNENAHDDFIKNYPQAKEIITKYLKSKGII
- the rlmN gene encoding 23S rRNA (adenine(2503)-C(2))-methyltransferase RlmN, with protein sequence MKNLLDYTQAELSEFIQPKFRTKQIYEWIYKKNARSFDEMSNLPKDIRERLKNEFYIEPLEMIKNEISSDGSIKYLFKLKDGKTIESVLLPMKEEIVDENGKTQKHARYTICVSSQVGCKMGCSFCLTAKGGFIRNLTAGEIVGQILWIKRENNIPYERRVNIVYMGMGEPLDNLNNVSKAINILKDNDGLAIGARRQTISTSGLATQIKKLGEMDLGVLLAISLHAVTDELREKLMPVNKAYNIASVMDAVRQFPIDMRKRVMFEYLIMDKINDNLSDAKALVKLLHGIKAKVNLILFNPHEGSPYQRPSQENVEKFRDYLQSRGVTCTIRQSKGLDISAACGQLKERSKGENSATA
- a CDS encoding pseudouridine synthase family protein produces the protein MAYIKMKIGEFIGQKTYQILLSRGYTMSQAQKLCDKGRLIDKNGVTLDKNSTVNGELFFIDYECKPVGLEPIFESDEFGVFDKPSGVLTHPNGRNCNYSLCDEIWSLWGKNASVAHRLDKETSGIIVVGKSIETTKKLKAMFESRCIFKSYLALVSGKVQESKFKRFIAANYMDFVDKFSFINDENWLVIDRAMDITRDYDDIKIRMQICDNGKRAITLFRPIEFDEKINATLVECIPLTGRQHQLRLHLFYVKHKILGDPIYGLERRDIERILDGKMSKNERIQKSGANRLMLHSNRLKFNYNGTEFDISSKMKFGLSPFAQMD
- the purB gene encoding adenylosuccinate lyase yields the protein MVERYARKVMSDKWSMQAKYDAWLKVEIAAVKAWNKLGFIPDSDCQKICENAKFDIARIDEIEKTTKHDVIAFLTSVSESLGEESRFVHFGMTSSDCIDTAVALQIKDSMELILDDVKILMETIKKRAYEHKNTLMVGRSHGIHGEPITFGLVLAIWYDEIKRAYELLNHAKSVISTGMISGAMGNFAHSPLELEELVCQNLGLNPAPASNQVIQRDRYAQVISALAILASSCEKIAVAIRHYQRTEVYEAEEYFSPGQKGSSAMPHKRNPVLSENVTGICRMIRSYAIPAMENVALWHERDISHSSVERFILPDAFITSDFMLNRLNGLLANLVVYPENMMKNLNLTGGLVFSQRVLLELPKQGVSREDAYKIVQRNAMKVWADLQEGKKALNENGESLFLQNLLNDNELRQKLNENAIKECFDYTYYTKNVDRIFKRVFEI